From Microbacterium pseudoresistens, the proteins below share one genomic window:
- a CDS encoding AAA family ATPase, producing the protein MHRVRTEVDKAVVGQAGTVTGLLVALLARGHVLLEGVPGVAKTLVVRAFSRALGLDTTRVQFTPDLMPGDVTGSLVYDARSGEFDFRPGPVFTHILLADEINRTPPKTQAALLEAMEERQVSADGASRTLPDPFLVAATQNPIEHEGTYTLPEAQLDRFLMKLVVPMPEREAEVAVLRKHADGFSPRELTDLRAVVSRDEIVAAQHAADRVEVTDDVLGYVVDLARATRRAPSVLLGASPRASTALLAAAKAWAWLNGSSAVTPDHVQTMLVPVWRHRIQLRPDAEMEGVSADAVLASVVQQTRVPI; encoded by the coding sequence ATGCATCGCGTGCGCACCGAGGTCGACAAGGCCGTTGTCGGCCAGGCCGGTACGGTGACCGGCCTCCTCGTCGCGCTGCTCGCCCGCGGCCACGTGCTGCTGGAGGGCGTGCCCGGTGTGGCGAAGACGCTCGTCGTGCGAGCGTTCTCCCGCGCCCTCGGCCTGGACACCACGCGCGTGCAGTTCACGCCCGACCTCATGCCGGGAGACGTGACCGGATCGCTCGTGTACGACGCGCGCTCCGGTGAGTTCGACTTCCGTCCCGGTCCGGTGTTCACGCACATCCTGCTCGCCGACGAGATCAACCGCACTCCCCCGAAGACGCAGGCCGCGCTGCTGGAGGCGATGGAAGAGCGCCAGGTGTCCGCCGACGGCGCCAGCCGCACGCTGCCGGACCCGTTTCTCGTGGCCGCCACGCAGAACCCGATCGAGCACGAGGGCACGTACACGCTCCCCGAGGCGCAGCTGGACCGCTTCCTCATGAAGCTCGTCGTACCGATGCCCGAACGCGAGGCCGAGGTCGCCGTGCTGCGCAAGCACGCCGACGGCTTCTCGCCGCGTGAGCTCACCGACCTGCGCGCGGTCGTCTCGCGCGACGAGATCGTCGCCGCCCAGCACGCCGCCGACCGGGTGGAGGTGACCGACGACGTGCTCGGCTACGTCGTCGACCTCGCCCGCGCCACCCGCCGGGCGCCGTCGGTGCTGCTGGGCGCCAGCCCGCGCGCATCGACCGCGCTGCTCGCCGCCGCCAAGGCGTGGGCATGGCTCAACGGCTCCTCCGCCGTGACGCCCGATCACGTGCAGACCATGCTCGTGCCCGTCTGGCGTCACCGCATCCAGTTGCGCCCCGACGCTGAGATGGAGGGCGTGTCGGCGGATGCCGTGCTCGCCTCGGTCGTGCAGCAGACCCGGGTGCCGATCTAG
- a CDS encoding DUF4350 domain-containing protein gives MSAPASTTSAPVAPPTRSDPGAGVEPPAAHYSSAAEGGDTYHRTPGRLREALGWILLAVVVLAVAVVSLSFATTAPARASGFDPESAGFSGTRALAEIVRDAGVEVVVVRNRAAAVQHLDDRSTLVLADPYPLSDEAALELVGSAERTVLLTASSRMLRLLDLGENASGTSDPVGPSCDEAGFARVGTIVPDRMFRAADDVTTCFGDGDAAAVLVADREGSRVTLVDGSRLLTNEHLAEHGNAALGMALLGQSERVVWYVPSFSDSDISDADAEATLGELTPGWVSPVIVLLLLTAVVAGIWRGRRFGPLVAETLPVTVRASETMQGRARLTARGGDARHAAAELRTGTLARLAARLSMPESAGVAAIADATADRIRTSRDSVRAVLEAPLPTSDAELVADARRLAALETAVDDIARTERSTP, from the coding sequence GTGAGCGCGCCTGCTTCGACCACGTCCGCACCGGTCGCCCCTCCGACGCGATCTGATCCTGGTGCGGGGGTCGAGCCTCCCGCGGCGCACTATTCCTCTGCGGCCGAAGGCGGTGACACCTACCACCGCACGCCCGGACGCCTCCGCGAAGCACTGGGATGGATCCTCCTCGCCGTCGTCGTGCTCGCTGTGGCCGTGGTGAGCCTCTCGTTCGCCACCACCGCCCCCGCCCGCGCCTCGGGTTTCGACCCCGAGAGCGCAGGCTTCAGCGGAACGCGCGCACTGGCCGAGATCGTGCGCGACGCCGGCGTCGAGGTCGTCGTGGTGCGCAACCGGGCCGCCGCGGTGCAGCATCTCGACGACCGCTCGACGCTCGTGCTGGCCGACCCCTATCCGCTCTCCGACGAGGCGGCGCTCGAGCTCGTCGGCAGTGCCGAGCGCACCGTGCTGCTCACGGCGAGCTCGCGCATGCTGCGTCTGCTCGACCTCGGCGAGAACGCCTCGGGCACGAGCGACCCTGTCGGCCCCTCGTGCGACGAGGCGGGTTTCGCCCGCGTCGGCACGATCGTGCCCGACCGAATGTTCCGTGCGGCCGACGACGTGACGACATGCTTCGGCGACGGGGATGCCGCGGCCGTGCTCGTCGCCGATCGCGAGGGGAGCCGGGTGACTCTCGTCGACGGCTCGCGCCTGCTCACCAACGAGCATCTCGCCGAGCACGGAAACGCGGCACTCGGCATGGCGCTGCTGGGCCAGAGCGAACGCGTCGTCTGGTACGTGCCGTCATTCTCCGACAGCGACATCTCCGATGCGGATGCCGAGGCGACCCTCGGAGAGCTCACCCCCGGCTGGGTATCCCCGGTGATCGTCCTGCTGCTGCTCACCGCGGTCGTGGCCGGGATCTGGCGCGGCCGCCGGTTCGGCCCGCTCGTCGCCGAGACCCTGCCGGTCACCGTGCGCGCCTCCGAGACGATGCAGGGCCGTGCACGGCTCACGGCCCGCGGCGGCGATGCGCGCCACGCGGCCGCCGAGCTGCGTACCGGTACGCTGGCCCGCCTGGCCGCACGGCTGTCGATGCCGGAATCGGCGGGAGTCGCGGCCATCGCCGACGCTACGGCCGACCGCATCCGAACCTCGCGGGACTCCGTGCGCGCCGTGCTGGAAGCACCCCTCCCCACCTCCGATGCAGAGCTCGTCGCCGACGCGCGCCGCCTCGCCGCACTCGAGACCGCGGTCGATGACATCGCCCGCACCGAAAGGAGCACACCGTGA
- a CDS encoding DUF4129 domain-containing protein: protein MIAILADLPLVPDGDAARQQAEQELSKTAYVEARPTLFDEWARAIVDFLGTLFSPRGGEALGPLALVIAGIVIVGALIAVLIIWGRPRRSFTRRSAIGDLLGSSDGRSAAQLRDDAESRARSRDWDEAIVLRYRALARALQERELISPAPGATAQRIAREASAPFPHEADALGAAAAWFDDVRYLRHPGTADRYRTLADTDDRLANTRPVEVLV from the coding sequence ATGATCGCGATCCTCGCCGATCTCCCCCTCGTTCCCGATGGAGACGCAGCACGGCAGCAGGCCGAGCAGGAGCTGTCGAAGACGGCGTACGTCGAGGCCCGGCCGACGTTGTTCGACGAGTGGGCGCGCGCCATCGTCGACTTCCTCGGCACCCTGTTCTCGCCCCGCGGCGGGGAGGCACTGGGCCCGCTCGCCCTCGTGATCGCCGGGATCGTCATCGTCGGCGCGCTCATCGCGGTGCTCATCATCTGGGGCCGTCCGCGTCGATCGTTCACGCGGCGATCGGCGATCGGCGACCTGCTCGGCAGCAGCGACGGCCGCTCCGCCGCCCAGCTGCGCGACGACGCGGAGAGCCGTGCTCGATCCCGCGACTGGGATGAGGCGATCGTGCTCCGCTACCGGGCGCTCGCCCGCGCCCTCCAGGAGCGGGAGCTCATCTCCCCCGCGCCAGGGGCGACGGCGCAGCGCATCGCGCGCGAGGCGAGTGCCCCGTTCCCGCACGAGGCCGATGCGCTCGGCGCCGCGGCGGCGTGGTTCGACGACGTGCGGTACCTGCGCCACCCCGGCACGGCCGACCGCTACCGGACCTTGGCCGACACCGATGACCGTCTGGCGAACACTCGACCCGTGGAGGTGCTGGTGTGA